The Lineus longissimus chromosome 2, tnLinLong1.2, whole genome shotgun sequence genome window below encodes:
- the LOC135503081 gene encoding uncharacterized protein KIAA0825-like isoform X1 produces MAYQGEMVSDLCLRTILEDGVPSPQSLEELMRKLDVQLGFNRRQLERVVNDIVNDVNNLPGNRVFTTATDAIEHMSEHHILEKTSCFDPDPEDVTRLLKHVLSVLEKCPGSEETTLQSLLQLSSEEGIILPIRSSTADQVTESMMSINTVTDSSEQLNESLWGEICMRLRRSFIDGLNKLPINIQQTAINLDKDRRLDYLQSLCSLYPSDDIWARYKGLRCQQVDRCIGNLLMPHGRSLDLPTFADNFEELANVIIVMIDEDFIILNSGIFKRNVKPFQALHEIFQDKLSDEISAVMDNIIDELIITQNGSRQSYHAHSSGLMSNLKSGISHVSRKGASKSLDSLLIKSEDMGTELILPASHVHALTTIISATYAVDCHVETLYQRMTWEVFGNQKKKNLKSSLKATGQTPTPPDLSRRRPSLRSSETTALLPDAIPPPFGATLAMMAEGGSSNLRVIEKAFHEDKPPWQWKELFVKLVPDIARAMEKIIRETSSAALEDEWQEILNNHELKTEELCEIMMGGKLDYPRVILKSIARTFQEIDELVPLAAIGSETCFHLLRTTFVECTTQQMKNFYARLNKICDQVPQKLPMNGFYIALASAAFIRNHLLHFDTVLTVEEGSKKLFLTLYRQFCDLVDTISRQIVEYHNGLLANSFLQDADSHHWEDSKEFYDDQSCSLSILMWNLHMKATQHDLWQFGPPRLAQSMFAAIIQESLLVMAQRYCRVKPAYRRTRQFRCDILSILLCASQLLLPGSNTSSRMMDASSEQTTHFSIHNSCTSLVAAMAIVVSPLEFLYKTFKKGFSKKRIGNEEREGVHGKPTDWLALIWPHLFQAGFSDLDDMQTTSALYLQLKLFSVQPEPNFPMMLQALLMKDFTLPIMILTQPMGKLKRVRSQASSPSKSCGMACCLGEQCHSITKRQAENLFVPFVTILIKCSCSPDALGKVLLSVIGRSGDWGLFEANSMPGKNSDIPLWLDAIHEALVPFINRVMTPALQIILKQPAPKMDPLWNYLHELPCGCKPLNIGDWSKSKYATPPQHAEQGDRDKTDKTDSTGEGTQTPTPEAETSREMVDNALKALLTQIFEEVYCIPTALCTFFQLVQDKLRELELPNAHHSVGLLVIGNLLRMKLSDYTYVEAVTGQPVRPASKDNLLMLADCAYTVLAQFTKCKGTGTPRLANSFVRYHRQWLQEKMDILLDYFWRPQFAVPETKILDGATADFREQYLIPVASSILETSEGHRSLIQIYNLLQNNMTWLLGQLDVPPLLGSRGETTEVGEFHVNMEQPPICGFNPIKQASKIGNEPFNHEAIGNFNINWQSLLQSDLGLSEIGFRTLLFNRHEMQEGAYLEEVEKKPVHVLKMRYDVESAEIT; encoded by the exons ATGGCTTACCAGGGTGAAATGGTATCGGACCTGTGTCTGAGGACCATTCTTGAAGATGGTGTCCCAAGTCCTCAATCCTTGGAAGAACTGATGCGCAAGTTAGATGTTCAGCTTGGCTTCAATAGACGACA ACTTGAGAGGGTTGTGAATGACATTGTAAATGATGTGAACAACTTGCCAGGGAACCGAGTTTTCACGACTGCAACAGATGCAATAGAGCACATGTCAGAACATCATATACTGGAAAAGACGTCTTGTTTTGACCCTGATCCAGAGGATGTGACCCGTCTTCTAAAACATGTG CTGTCAGTCTTGGAGAAGTGTCCAGGAAGTGAAGAAACCACACTGCAAAGCCTGCTGCAATTGTCATCAGAGGAAGGAATAATTCTACCAATCAGGTCATCGACAGCAGATCAGGTGACCGAATCAATGATGTCAATCAACACGGTAACAGATTCTAGTGAGCAGTTGAATGAGTCGCTCTGGGGTGAGATCTGTATGAGGTTACGGCGATCATTTATTGATGGTTTGAATAAACTTCCAATCAACATCCAACAGACTGCAATCAACTTGGATAAAGACAGGCGGTTAGATTACCTCCAGAGTTTGTGCTCCCTGTACCCCTCGGATGATATCTGGGCACGTTACAAAGGTCTTCGATGTCAACAGGTTGATCGCTGTATTGGTAATCTCCTCATGCCTCACGGACGAAGTCTTGATCTCCCAACATTTGCTGACAACTTCGAAGAGCTGGCGaatgtcatcattgtcatgattgaTGAGGACTTCATCATCCTGAACTCGGGGATATTCAAGCGAAACGTAAAGCCATTCCAAGCCCTTCATGAGATATTCCAGGATAAACTTTCAGACGAGATCTCTGCAGTCATGGATAATATCATTGATGAATTAATCATCACGCAAAATGGAAGCCGACAGTCCTACCATGCTCATTCCTCAGGACTTATGAGCAACTTGAAATCCGGGATAAGTCATGTCAGCCGTAAGGGTGCATCAAAAAGTTTAGACAGTTTATTGATAAAGTCAGAGGACATGGGGACAGAATTGATTCTGCCCGCAAGTCATGTGCATGCCCTTACGACTATCATCTCGGCCACTTATGCCGTGGACTGTCATGTTGAGACGCTGTATCAGAGGATGACTTGGGAGGTGTTTGGgaatcagaagaagaaaaacctcAAGTCAAGCCTGAAAG CTACAGGGCAGACTCCTACACCACCTGACCTCTCCCGTCGTAGGCCCAGCCTCCGGAGCAGTGAGACAACCGCTTTGCTGCCTGATGCTATCCCACCACCATTTGGTGCTACCTTGGCGATGATGGCCGAAGGTGGTTCATCAAACCTCCGAG TAATTGAGAAAGCATTCCATGAAGACAAGCCACCTTGGCAGTGGAAGGAGCTGTTTGTAAAGTTAGTGCCTGACATAGCACGAGCAATGGAGAAGATTATCCGTGAGACGTCAAGTGCAGCACTGGAAGATGAATGGCAGGAGATCTTGAATAATCATGAGTTGAAGACGGAGGAGCTGTGTGAGATCATGATGGGAGGCAAGCTTGATTACCCCAGGGTGATACTCAAG AGTATTGCAAGGACATTTCAGGAGATAGATGAGTTGGTACCCCTGGCTGCAATAGGTAGTGAAACATGCTTTCACTTACTCAGAACAACATTTGTAGAATGTACCACACAGCAAATGAAGAACTTCTATGCCAGGCTGAATAAG atatgTGATCAAGTTCCTCAGAAGTTGCCCATGAATGGTTTTTACATTGCCCTGGCCAGTGCCGCTTTCATCAGGAATCATCTCCTGCACTTTGATACTGTGCTCACTGTGGAAGAAGGAAG CAAGAAGCTGTTCCTTACACTGTATCGACAGTTCTGTGACCTGGTTGATACCATATCACGTCAGATTGTTGAGTATCACAATGGTCTTCTAGCAAACTCGTTCCTACAGGATGCTGACAGTCACCACTGGGAAGACTCAAAAGAGTTCTATGat GACCAGTCGTGCTCCTTGTCTATTCTGATGTGGAACCTCCATATGAAGGCCACCCAGCATGACCTGTGGCAGTTTGGCCCGCCGAGATTAGCGCAGAGTATGTTTGCTGCGATCATCCAGGAGTCGCTACTGGTGATGGCTCAGAGATATTGTCGGGTCAAACCAGCCTATAGAAGAACAAGACAGTTCAG ATGCGATATCCTATCAATCCTTCTGTGTGCTAGTCAACTTTTGCTGCCTGGAAGTAACACATCCAGTCGGATGATGGATGCTAGCTCAGAACAGACGACACACTTCTCAATCCATAACTCCTGTACATCGCTGGTGGCCGCCATGGCTATTGTAGTATCACCACTTGAGTTTCTCTACAAGACTTTCAAGAAAGGCTTCAGCAAGAAGCGAATCGGCAATGAAGAAAGAGAAGGTGTCCATGGAAAACCAACTGATTGGCTCGCGCTAATCTGGCCACATCTGTTCCAGGCAGGATTCTCAGA CCTTGATGACATGCAAACGACATCAGCCTTGTACCTTCAACTCAAGTTGTTCAGTGTTCAACCAGAACCGAACTTCCCCATGATGCTTCAGGCCCTACTGATGAAAGACTTCACACTGCCGATAATGATTCTAACACAACCAATGGGAAAACTTAAACGTGTTCGATCGCAGGCATCATCCCCGAGTAAAAGTTGCGGCATGGCCTGCTGCCTTGGTGAACAGTGTCACTCAATCACAAAACGCCAAGCGGAGAATCTTTTCGTACCATTTGTGACCATCTTGATTAAGTGTTCTTGTAGCCCTGATGCTCTGGGCAAGGTACTGCTCTCAGTCATTGGAAG ATCTGGAGACTGGGGCCTGTTTGAAGCTAACTCAATGCCAGGAAAAAATTCTGAT ATCCCGTTGTGGTTAGATGCAATCCATGAAGCGCTGGTTCCATTCATCAACCGTGTTATGACGCCAGCTTTGCAGATAATTCTAAAGCAGCCTGCACCGAAGATGGACCCGTTATGGAACTACCTCCATGAGCTTCCCTGTGGATGTAAACCTCTCAACATCGGTGACTGGAGTAAATCTAAATATGCCACTCCACCTCAGCATGCTGAACAAG GGGATCGTGATAAAACTGATAAAACTGATAGCACAGGAGAAGGAACACAAACTCCTACTCCTGAGGCTGAGA CTTCAAGAGAAATGGTGGACAATGCCCTTAAAGCTCTATTGACACAGATCTTTGAAGAAGTCTACTGCATTCCAACAGCTCTGTGTACATTCTTCCAACTGGTTCAGGACAAGTTGCGAGAATTAGAATTGCCCAATGCTCATCATTCTGTAGGGTTACTT GTAATAGGGAACCTCCTTCGCATGAAACTCAGTGATTATACTTATGTTGAGGCCGTGACTGGACAGCCAGTGCGCCCTGCATCCAAGGACAACCTGTTGATGCTGGCTGATTGTGCTTATACTGTTCTTGCTCAATTTACAA AGTGTAAGGGTACTGGTACCCCAAGGTTGGCTAACTCCTTTGTGAGATATCATCGCCAGTGGCTACAAGAGAAGATGGATATACTATTGGATTATTTCTGGAGACC ACAATTTGCTGTTCCTGAAACTAAAATCCTGGATGGTGCCACTGCAGACTTCAGAGAGCAGTACCTCATTCCTGTTGCAAGTAGTATCCTGGAGACTTCCGAAG GTCATCGTTCATTGATCCAGATCTACAACTTGCTCCAGAACAACATGACATGGTTATTGGGTCAGCTGGATGTGCCCCCACTCCTGGGAAGCAGGGGTGAGACCACAGAAGTGGGGGAATTCCATGTAAACATGGAACAGCCTCCAATCTGTGGATTCAATCCAATCAAGCAAGCTTCCAAAATAGGAAACGAACCATTCAATCAT GAGGCTATTGGGAACTTCAATATCAATTGGCAGTCGTTGCTGCAGAGTGATCTTGGCCTGAGTGAGATAGGATTCAGGACTCTGCTCTTCAACCGCCACGAGATGCAGGAAGGGGCTTACTTGGAAGAAGTTGAGAAGAAACCTGTTCATGTGCTCAAGATGAGGTATGATGTGGAATCGGCTGAGATCACTTAA
- the LOC135503081 gene encoding uncharacterized protein KIAA0825-like isoform X2, with translation MAYQGEMVSDLCLRTILEDGVPSPQSLEELMRKLDVQLGFNRRQLERVVNDIVNDVNNLPGNRVFTTATDAIEHMSEHHILEKTSCFDPDPEDVTRLLKHVLSVLEKCPGSEETTLQSLLQLSSEEGIILPIRSSTADQVTESMMSINTVTDSSEQLNESLWGEICMRLRRSFIDGLNKLPINIQQTAINLDKDRRLDYLQSLCSLYPSDDIWARYKGLRCQQVDRCIGNLLMPHGRSLDLPTFADNFEELANVIIVMIDEDFIILNSGIFKRNVKPFQALHEIFQDKLSDEISAVMDNIIDELIITQNGSRQSYHAHSSGLMSNLKSGISHVSRKGASKSLDSLLIKSEDMGTELILPASHVHALTTIISATYAVDCHVETLYQRMTWEVFGNQKKKNLKSSLKATGQTPTPPDLSRRRPSLRSSETTALLPDAIPPPFGATLAMMAEGGSSNLRVIEKAFHEDKPPWQWKELFVKLVPDIARAMEKIIRETSSAALEDEWQEILNNHELKTEELCEIMMGGKLDYPRVILKSIARTFQEIDELVPLAAIGSETCFHLLRTTFVECTTQQMKNFYARLNKICDQVPQKLPMNGFYIALASAAFIRNHLLHFDTVLTVEEGSKKLFLTLYRQFCDLVDTISRQIVEYHNGLLANSFLQDADSHHWEDSKEFYDDQSCSLSILMWNLHMKATQHDLWQFGPPRLAQSMFAAIIQESLLVMAQRYCRVKPAYRRTRQFRCDILSILLCASQLLLPGSNTSSRMMDASSEQTTHFSIHNSCTSLVAAMAIVVSPLEFLYKTFKKGFSKKRIGNEEREGVHGKPTDWLALIWPHLFQAGFSDLDDMQTTSALYLQLKLFSVQPEPNFPMMLQALLMKDFTLPIMILTQPMGKLKRVRSQASSPSKSCGMACCLGEQCHSITKRQAENLFVPFVTILIKCSCSPDALGKVLLSVIGRSGDWGLFEANSMPGKNSDIPLWLDAIHEALVPFINRVMTPALQIILKQPAPKMDPLWNYLHELPCGCKPLNIGDWSKSKYATPPQHAEQASREMVDNALKALLTQIFEEVYCIPTALCTFFQLVQDKLRELELPNAHHSVGLLVIGNLLRMKLSDYTYVEAVTGQPVRPASKDNLLMLADCAYTVLAQFTKCKGTGTPRLANSFVRYHRQWLQEKMDILLDYFWRPQFAVPETKILDGATADFREQYLIPVASSILETSEGHRSLIQIYNLLQNNMTWLLGQLDVPPLLGSRGETTEVGEFHVNMEQPPICGFNPIKQASKIGNEPFNHEAIGNFNINWQSLLQSDLGLSEIGFRTLLFNRHEMQEGAYLEEVEKKPVHVLKMRYDVESAEIT, from the exons ATGGCTTACCAGGGTGAAATGGTATCGGACCTGTGTCTGAGGACCATTCTTGAAGATGGTGTCCCAAGTCCTCAATCCTTGGAAGAACTGATGCGCAAGTTAGATGTTCAGCTTGGCTTCAATAGACGACA ACTTGAGAGGGTTGTGAATGACATTGTAAATGATGTGAACAACTTGCCAGGGAACCGAGTTTTCACGACTGCAACAGATGCAATAGAGCACATGTCAGAACATCATATACTGGAAAAGACGTCTTGTTTTGACCCTGATCCAGAGGATGTGACCCGTCTTCTAAAACATGTG CTGTCAGTCTTGGAGAAGTGTCCAGGAAGTGAAGAAACCACACTGCAAAGCCTGCTGCAATTGTCATCAGAGGAAGGAATAATTCTACCAATCAGGTCATCGACAGCAGATCAGGTGACCGAATCAATGATGTCAATCAACACGGTAACAGATTCTAGTGAGCAGTTGAATGAGTCGCTCTGGGGTGAGATCTGTATGAGGTTACGGCGATCATTTATTGATGGTTTGAATAAACTTCCAATCAACATCCAACAGACTGCAATCAACTTGGATAAAGACAGGCGGTTAGATTACCTCCAGAGTTTGTGCTCCCTGTACCCCTCGGATGATATCTGGGCACGTTACAAAGGTCTTCGATGTCAACAGGTTGATCGCTGTATTGGTAATCTCCTCATGCCTCACGGACGAAGTCTTGATCTCCCAACATTTGCTGACAACTTCGAAGAGCTGGCGaatgtcatcattgtcatgattgaTGAGGACTTCATCATCCTGAACTCGGGGATATTCAAGCGAAACGTAAAGCCATTCCAAGCCCTTCATGAGATATTCCAGGATAAACTTTCAGACGAGATCTCTGCAGTCATGGATAATATCATTGATGAATTAATCATCACGCAAAATGGAAGCCGACAGTCCTACCATGCTCATTCCTCAGGACTTATGAGCAACTTGAAATCCGGGATAAGTCATGTCAGCCGTAAGGGTGCATCAAAAAGTTTAGACAGTTTATTGATAAAGTCAGAGGACATGGGGACAGAATTGATTCTGCCCGCAAGTCATGTGCATGCCCTTACGACTATCATCTCGGCCACTTATGCCGTGGACTGTCATGTTGAGACGCTGTATCAGAGGATGACTTGGGAGGTGTTTGGgaatcagaagaagaaaaacctcAAGTCAAGCCTGAAAG CTACAGGGCAGACTCCTACACCACCTGACCTCTCCCGTCGTAGGCCCAGCCTCCGGAGCAGTGAGACAACCGCTTTGCTGCCTGATGCTATCCCACCACCATTTGGTGCTACCTTGGCGATGATGGCCGAAGGTGGTTCATCAAACCTCCGAG TAATTGAGAAAGCATTCCATGAAGACAAGCCACCTTGGCAGTGGAAGGAGCTGTTTGTAAAGTTAGTGCCTGACATAGCACGAGCAATGGAGAAGATTATCCGTGAGACGTCAAGTGCAGCACTGGAAGATGAATGGCAGGAGATCTTGAATAATCATGAGTTGAAGACGGAGGAGCTGTGTGAGATCATGATGGGAGGCAAGCTTGATTACCCCAGGGTGATACTCAAG AGTATTGCAAGGACATTTCAGGAGATAGATGAGTTGGTACCCCTGGCTGCAATAGGTAGTGAAACATGCTTTCACTTACTCAGAACAACATTTGTAGAATGTACCACACAGCAAATGAAGAACTTCTATGCCAGGCTGAATAAG atatgTGATCAAGTTCCTCAGAAGTTGCCCATGAATGGTTTTTACATTGCCCTGGCCAGTGCCGCTTTCATCAGGAATCATCTCCTGCACTTTGATACTGTGCTCACTGTGGAAGAAGGAAG CAAGAAGCTGTTCCTTACACTGTATCGACAGTTCTGTGACCTGGTTGATACCATATCACGTCAGATTGTTGAGTATCACAATGGTCTTCTAGCAAACTCGTTCCTACAGGATGCTGACAGTCACCACTGGGAAGACTCAAAAGAGTTCTATGat GACCAGTCGTGCTCCTTGTCTATTCTGATGTGGAACCTCCATATGAAGGCCACCCAGCATGACCTGTGGCAGTTTGGCCCGCCGAGATTAGCGCAGAGTATGTTTGCTGCGATCATCCAGGAGTCGCTACTGGTGATGGCTCAGAGATATTGTCGGGTCAAACCAGCCTATAGAAGAACAAGACAGTTCAG ATGCGATATCCTATCAATCCTTCTGTGTGCTAGTCAACTTTTGCTGCCTGGAAGTAACACATCCAGTCGGATGATGGATGCTAGCTCAGAACAGACGACACACTTCTCAATCCATAACTCCTGTACATCGCTGGTGGCCGCCATGGCTATTGTAGTATCACCACTTGAGTTTCTCTACAAGACTTTCAAGAAAGGCTTCAGCAAGAAGCGAATCGGCAATGAAGAAAGAGAAGGTGTCCATGGAAAACCAACTGATTGGCTCGCGCTAATCTGGCCACATCTGTTCCAGGCAGGATTCTCAGA CCTTGATGACATGCAAACGACATCAGCCTTGTACCTTCAACTCAAGTTGTTCAGTGTTCAACCAGAACCGAACTTCCCCATGATGCTTCAGGCCCTACTGATGAAAGACTTCACACTGCCGATAATGATTCTAACACAACCAATGGGAAAACTTAAACGTGTTCGATCGCAGGCATCATCCCCGAGTAAAAGTTGCGGCATGGCCTGCTGCCTTGGTGAACAGTGTCACTCAATCACAAAACGCCAAGCGGAGAATCTTTTCGTACCATTTGTGACCATCTTGATTAAGTGTTCTTGTAGCCCTGATGCTCTGGGCAAGGTACTGCTCTCAGTCATTGGAAG ATCTGGAGACTGGGGCCTGTTTGAAGCTAACTCAATGCCAGGAAAAAATTCTGAT ATCCCGTTGTGGTTAGATGCAATCCATGAAGCGCTGGTTCCATTCATCAACCGTGTTATGACGCCAGCTTTGCAGATAATTCTAAAGCAGCCTGCACCGAAGATGGACCCGTTATGGAACTACCTCCATGAGCTTCCCTGTGGATGTAAACCTCTCAACATCGGTGACTGGAGTAAATCTAAATATGCCACTCCACCTCAGCATGCTGAACAAG CTTCAAGAGAAATGGTGGACAATGCCCTTAAAGCTCTATTGACACAGATCTTTGAAGAAGTCTACTGCATTCCAACAGCTCTGTGTACATTCTTCCAACTGGTTCAGGACAAGTTGCGAGAATTAGAATTGCCCAATGCTCATCATTCTGTAGGGTTACTT GTAATAGGGAACCTCCTTCGCATGAAACTCAGTGATTATACTTATGTTGAGGCCGTGACTGGACAGCCAGTGCGCCCTGCATCCAAGGACAACCTGTTGATGCTGGCTGATTGTGCTTATACTGTTCTTGCTCAATTTACAA AGTGTAAGGGTACTGGTACCCCAAGGTTGGCTAACTCCTTTGTGAGATATCATCGCCAGTGGCTACAAGAGAAGATGGATATACTATTGGATTATTTCTGGAGACC ACAATTTGCTGTTCCTGAAACTAAAATCCTGGATGGTGCCACTGCAGACTTCAGAGAGCAGTACCTCATTCCTGTTGCAAGTAGTATCCTGGAGACTTCCGAAG GTCATCGTTCATTGATCCAGATCTACAACTTGCTCCAGAACAACATGACATGGTTATTGGGTCAGCTGGATGTGCCCCCACTCCTGGGAAGCAGGGGTGAGACCACAGAAGTGGGGGAATTCCATGTAAACATGGAACAGCCTCCAATCTGTGGATTCAATCCAATCAAGCAAGCTTCCAAAATAGGAAACGAACCATTCAATCAT GAGGCTATTGGGAACTTCAATATCAATTGGCAGTCGTTGCTGCAGAGTGATCTTGGCCTGAGTGAGATAGGATTCAGGACTCTGCTCTTCAACCGCCACGAGATGCAGGAAGGGGCTTACTTGGAAGAAGTTGAGAAGAAACCTGTTCATGTGCTCAAGATGAGGTATGATGTGGAATCGGCTGAGATCACTTAA